A genomic region of Spodoptera frugiperda isolate SF20-4 chromosome 31, AGI-APGP_CSIRO_Sfru_2.0, whole genome shotgun sequence contains the following coding sequences:
- the LOC126912865 gene encoding ATP-dependent DNA helicase PIF6-like, whose protein sequence is MTTDANGMITLNQEFCNAVQNLEDLKNNVYPGLEYNMRNREWLCERAILAPTNEIVGKINERMMSHVQGDVVEYLSVDIVMDSEQVTSYPTEFLNSLELSGVPSHKLSLKVGVPVLLMRNLEAPRLCNGTRLQITQLGCNIIGAIIMSGIAKDEEVLIPRIPMIPTDLPFQFKRIQFPLKPAFAMTINKAQGQTLKVAGVHLEKNCFSHGQLYVACSRVSSPNNLLI, encoded by the coding sequence ATGACTACGGACGCTAACGGCATGATTACATTAAATCAAGAATTTTGTAATGCTGTCCAAAACTTGGAAGATCTTAAAAACAACGTCTATCCCGGTTTAGAATATAACATGAGGAATAGAGAATGGCTGTGTGAAAGGGCAATATTAGCACCGACCAATGAAATCGTGGGAAAGATCAATGAAAGAATGATGTCACATGTGCAAGGCGATGTTGTCGAATATTTGTCAGTAGATATTGTCATGGACAGTGAACAGGTGACGTCTTATCCTACCGAGTTTCTAAACTCTTTAGAGCTGTCAGGAGTGCCGTCTCATAAGCTGAGTCTGAAAGTTGGGGTTCCAGTTTTATTAATGAGAAATCTCGAAGCGCCGAGACTATGCAACGGGACTCGATTGCAAATTACGCAGCTAGGATGCAATATTATTGGAGCAATTATAATGTCAGGTATAGCTAAAGATGAAGAAGTTTTGATTCCACGCATACCCATGATCCCTACAGATTTACCGTTTCAGTTTAAAAGAATCCAGTTTCCCCTCAAACCAGCCTTCGCAATGACCATTAACAAAGCGCAAGGGCAAACACTTAAAGTAGCAGGTGTCCATTTAGAGAAAAACTGTTTTTCGCATGGCCAACTGTACGTGGCCTGCTCGCGAGTGTCGAGTCCAAACAATCTcctcatttaa